Proteins from one Deinococcus actinosclerus genomic window:
- a CDS encoding SPFH domain-containing protein encodes MNELKQAPTPAPQGGVSTRTGVASAERPAFGLPGVPVFLVWLLAALGGGALLLSGQIALASLLGLILLFVLIGFFIVQPNQATNLTLFGRYVGTERRNGLYWTNPLTVRKSVSLRIRNFNSERLKVNDAAGSPIEIAAVIVWRVVDSARAVFDVEDYAEFVAIQSETALRHLASQYPYDEYDGAGMSLRGNADEVAEALGRELAARLQHAGVEVLEARLSHLAYSPEIAGAMLQRQQASAIIAARAQIVQGAVGMVEMALRELSEQGIVQLDEERKAQMVSNLLVVLTSERGTQPVVNAGSLY; translated from the coding sequence ATGAACGAACTGAAGCAGGCTCCCACCCCCGCCCCGCAGGGCGGCGTCTCCACCCGCACCGGCGTCGCCAGCGCCGAGCGGCCCGCCTTCGGCCTGCCCGGCGTCCCGGTCTTCCTGGTCTGGCTGCTGGCCGCGCTGGGCGGCGGCGCGCTGCTGCTGAGCGGCCAGATCGCCCTCGCCTCCCTGCTGGGCCTGATCCTGCTGTTCGTGCTGATCGGCTTTTTCATCGTGCAGCCCAACCAGGCGACCAACCTCACCCTGTTCGGCCGCTACGTGGGCACCGAACGCCGCAACGGCCTGTACTGGACCAACCCGCTGACGGTCCGCAAGAGCGTCAGCCTGCGCATCCGCAACTTCAACAGCGAACGCCTGAAGGTGAACGACGCCGCCGGCAGCCCCATCGAGATCGCCGCCGTGATCGTCTGGCGGGTCGTGGACAGCGCCCGCGCCGTGTTCGACGTCGAGGACTACGCCGAGTTCGTCGCCATCCAGAGCGAGACCGCGCTGCGCCACCTCGCCAGCCAGTACCCCTACGACGAGTACGACGGCGCGGGCATGAGCCTGCGCGGCAACGCCGACGAGGTCGCCGAGGCGCTCGGCCGTGAACTCGCCGCCCGCCTCCAGCACGCGGGCGTGGAGGTCCTCGAGGCCCGCCTGTCGCACCTCGCGTACTCCCCCGAGATCGCCGGCGCGATGCTCCAGCGCCAGCAGGCCAGCGCCATCATCGCCGCGCGCGCGCAGATCGTGCAGGGCGCGGTGGGCATGGTCGAGATGGCCCTGCGGGAACTGAGCGAGCAGGGCATCGTGCAGCTCGACGAGGAACGCAAGGCGCAGATGGTCAGCAACCTGCTCGTGGTGCTCACCAGCGAGCGCGGGACACAACCGGTCGTGAACGCCGGTAGCCTGTACTGA
- a CDS encoding deoxynucleoside kinase, producing the protein MYVVVEGPIGVGKTSLARRLAARQNAELNLEIVEENPFLAKFYEQPEAYSFQVQAFFLLSRFKQLSALWQPGLYRDSVVSDYLFDKDFIFASMNLRDAEFALYEDLYSHLSPRLPTPDLVVYLRADTDELLRRIALRGRPFEQDMQAEYLANLTGRYDEYFRTYPHPHLIIDAAGIDFVNNPDDERGLLARIDEALRAGQAAD; encoded by the coding sequence ATGTACGTTGTCGTCGAAGGGCCCATCGGGGTCGGGAAAACAAGCCTCGCCCGGCGGCTCGCCGCGCGTCAGAACGCCGAACTGAACCTGGAGATCGTCGAGGAGAACCCCTTCCTGGCGAAATTCTACGAGCAGCCCGAGGCGTACTCCTTCCAGGTGCAGGCGTTCTTCCTGCTCTCGCGCTTCAAGCAGCTCTCGGCGCTGTGGCAACCCGGGCTGTACCGCGACTCGGTCGTCAGCGACTACCTGTTCGACAAGGACTTCATCTTCGCGTCCATGAACCTGCGCGACGCCGAGTTCGCGCTGTACGAGGACCTGTACTCCCACCTGTCCCCGCGCCTGCCCACCCCGGACCTCGTGGTATACCTGCGCGCCGACACCGACGAGCTGCTGCGCCGCATCGCCCTGCGCGGCCGACCCTTCGAGCAGGACATGCAGGCCGAGTACCTCGCCAACCTCACGGGGCGCTACGACGAGTACTTCCGCACGTACCCGCACCCGCACCTGATCATCGACGCGGCCGGGATCGACTTCGTGAACAACCCGGACGACGAGCGCGGCCTCCTGGCCCGCATCGACGAGGCCCTGCGCGCCGGACAGGCCGCGGACTGA
- a CDS encoding deoxynucleoside kinase, giving the protein MYLAISGNIGSGKSTLTRMLAGRYSLRPVYEPYAENPYLEDFYGDMRRYSFHSQVYFLSRRLEQHLNLVTGARYVIQDRTVFEDANIFARNLYESGQMEERDWATYRSLYEGVLPALRVPDLLIHIDASLPTLKRRIAQRGRAYEQDIPEAYLGGLNRLYDSWVAGFDACPVVRVPGDQLDFVADPQAFEWVCQRVQANGYGLPLLR; this is encoded by the coding sequence ATGTACCTCGCCATCTCCGGAAACATCGGCAGCGGCAAGAGCACCCTGACCCGCATGCTCGCCGGGCGCTACAGCCTGCGCCCCGTGTACGAACCCTACGCCGAGAACCCCTACCTGGAGGACTTCTACGGCGACATGCGCCGCTACTCCTTCCACTCGCAGGTGTACTTCCTGTCGCGGCGCCTGGAGCAGCACCTGAACCTCGTGACCGGCGCCCGCTACGTCATTCAGGACCGCACGGTGTTCGAGGACGCCAACATCTTCGCGCGCAACCTCTACGAGAGCGGCCAGATGGAGGAGCGCGACTGGGCCACCTACCGCAGCCTGTACGAGGGCGTGCTGCCCGCCCTGCGCGTCCCGGACCTGCTGATCCACATCGACGCGAGCCTGCCCACCCTGAAGCGGCGCATCGCGCAGCGCGGCCGCGCCTACGAGCAGGACATTCCCGAGGCGTACCTGGGCGGCCTGAACCGCCTGTACGACAGCTGGGTCGCGGGTTTCGACGCCTGCCCGGTCGTGCGCGTGCCCGGCGACCAGCTGGACTTCGTGGCCGACCCGCAGGCCTTCGAATGGGTGTGCCAGCGCGTGCAGGCCAACGGCTACGGGCTGCCGCTGCTGCGCTGA
- a CDS encoding UDP-N-acetylmuramoyl-L-alanyl-D-glutamate--2,6-diaminopimelate ligase, with protein sequence MRLAELADHLHAHLTPVGPELNPEVTGVTHNADWVQPGWAFVAIRGARFDGHSFIDRVAQAGAVAVIGEGLPDGVTCPLPYLRVPGARAALADAAAALAGHPSRQLQVVGVTGTDGKTTTSWLARHLLRAAGQRTGLLSTVGYELPDGTLRHFPAHFTTPEAPQVQATLADMVAAGADAAVLEASSHALALERVRSVAWDVAVWTHLSSEHLDFHGTLENYFADKRRLVEAAPFAVLNVDDPWTAQLRGVAPAETTYSAEGQHADWRATDIEERSTGLHFHVISPLGDFDAHLPMIGRFNVANALAAMAAAAHLGADWEALAAGLASFRGVPGRMELVPDRRGRRVVVDFAHTPPSLEKALGTLRTTTAGRLIVVLGSAGGPRDPGKRAPLGEVATRLADHAVFTEEDCRDTPLAEILREMERGARDAGRSNFQSIPDRRAAIRAAIALAQPGDTVLLAGKGPEDTLERTHETIPWNETQEAVDALALS encoded by the coding sequence ATGCGCCTTGCCGAGCTGGCCGACCACCTGCACGCCCACCTGACACCTGTTGGCCCGGAGCTGAACCCGGAGGTGACGGGCGTCACGCACAACGCCGACTGGGTGCAGCCCGGCTGGGCGTTCGTGGCGATCCGGGGGGCGCGCTTCGACGGGCACAGCTTCATTGACCGGGTCGCGCAGGCGGGCGCCGTGGCCGTGATCGGCGAGGGCCTCCCGGACGGCGTGACCTGCCCCCTGCCGTACCTGCGCGTGCCGGGTGCCCGCGCGGCCCTGGCGGACGCCGCCGCCGCGCTGGCCGGGCACCCCAGCCGTCAGCTGCAGGTGGTGGGCGTGACCGGCACCGACGGCAAGACCACCACCAGCTGGCTGGCCCGGCACCTGCTGCGCGCCGCCGGACAGCGCACCGGCCTCCTGAGCACCGTCGGGTATGAACTGCCGGACGGGACGCTGCGGCACTTCCCGGCGCACTTCACGACCCCCGAGGCCCCGCAGGTGCAGGCCACCCTGGCCGACATGGTCGCGGCGGGCGCGGACGCGGCGGTGCTGGAGGCCAGCAGTCACGCCCTGGCGCTCGAGCGCGTGCGGAGCGTCGCGTGGGACGTGGCGGTCTGGACGCACCTGAGCAGCGAACACCTGGACTTCCACGGCACGCTGGAGAACTACTTCGCGGATAAACGCCGGCTGGTGGAGGCCGCGCCGTTCGCGGTGCTGAACGTGGACGACCCCTGGACCGCGCAGCTGCGCGGCGTCGCCCCCGCCGAGACCACCTACTCCGCCGAGGGCCAGCACGCCGACTGGCGCGCCACCGACATCGAGGAACGCAGCACCGGGCTGCACTTCCACGTGATCAGCCCGCTGGGGGATTTCGACGCGCACCTGCCGATGATCGGGCGCTTCAACGTGGCGAACGCCCTGGCCGCCATGGCCGCCGCCGCGCACCTCGGCGCGGACTGGGAGGCGCTCGCGGCGGGCCTCGCGTCGTTCCGGGGCGTGCCGGGCCGCATGGAACTCGTGCCGGACAGGCGCGGACGGCGCGTCGTCGTGGACTTCGCACACACGCCGCCCAGCCTTGAAAAAGCCCTGGGCACCCTGCGGACCACCACTGCAGGCCGCCTGATCGTGGTGCTCGGCTCGGCGGGCGGCCCGCGCGATCCGGGCAAGCGCGCCCCGCTGGGCGAAGTCGCCACCCGCCTCGCGGACCACGCGGTCTTCACCGAGGAGGACTGCCGCGACACGCCACTGGCCGAGATCCTGCGCGAGATGGAACGCGGCGCGCGTGACGCCGGACGCAGCAACTTCCAGTCCATTCCCGACCGCCGCGCCGCCATCCGCGCCGCCATCGCCCTGGCGCAGCCCGGCGACACGGTGCTGCTGGCCGGGAAGGGTCCCGAGGACACCCTGGAACGTACCCACGAAACCATCCCCTGGAACGAGACGCAGGAGGCCGTGGACGCCCTGGCCCTGAGCTGA
- a CDS encoding RtcB family protein: MNGKHLVKLGLEKKAIALAQTAATQRETAGLSRDDILNELRAVQQNPAAYAAGGVYAPLAAELLAQQAILDARKGSDLRPAPLPYPTWGADLIDPGAHRQMDVAMRLPISRAGALMPDAHVGYGLPIGGVLATENAVIPYGVGVDIGCSMMLSVLPIQANALRTDEAGTLLLKHTRFGAGVAFDKRDRQDHDVLHETTWQDQPILRHLFEKAATQIGTSGSGNHFVEFGTLTLPHADLGLDPGEYLAVLSHSGSRGFGAQVAGHFTGLAERHHPGLAPEAKKLAWLPLDHEDGQAYWQAMTLAGRYALANHDLIHARLARALNVTPLAQVSNSHNLAWKQQVGDQNLIVHRKGATPAAPGQLGLIPGSMADPGYVVRGLGHPGALASASHGAGRQLGRKAAASTLNKKDVQAYLTTRGVTLIGGGIDEAPQAYKRIQDVIARQDDLVNVIASFQPRVVRMDTGSEDI, translated from the coding sequence ATGAACGGCAAACACCTCGTGAAACTCGGCCTGGAAAAGAAGGCCATCGCCCTCGCCCAGACCGCCGCCACCCAGCGCGAAACCGCCGGCCTGAGCCGCGACGACATCCTGAACGAACTGCGCGCCGTGCAGCAGAACCCCGCCGCGTACGCGGCGGGCGGCGTGTACGCCCCGCTGGCCGCCGAACTCCTCGCGCAGCAGGCCATCCTTGACGCCCGCAAGGGCAGCGACCTGCGCCCCGCACCCCTCCCCTACCCCACCTGGGGCGCAGACCTGATCGACCCCGGCGCGCACCGCCAGATGGACGTCGCCATGCGCCTGCCCATCAGCCGCGCCGGAGCCCTCATGCCCGACGCGCACGTCGGCTACGGCCTCCCCATCGGCGGGGTGCTCGCCACCGAGAACGCCGTCATCCCCTACGGCGTCGGCGTGGACATCGGCTGCTCCATGATGCTCTCCGTCCTCCCCATCCAGGCGAACGCGCTGCGCACCGACGAGGCTGGCACCCTCCTGCTCAAGCACACCCGCTTCGGCGCGGGCGTCGCCTTCGACAAACGCGACCGCCAGGACCACGACGTCCTCCACGAAACCACCTGGCAGGACCAGCCCATCCTGCGGCACCTATTCGAGAAGGCCGCCACGCAGATCGGCACGAGCGGCAGCGGCAACCACTTCGTCGAATTCGGCACCCTCACCCTTCCCCACGCCGACCTCGGCCTGGACCCCGGCGAGTACCTCGCCGTCCTCTCCCACAGCGGCAGCCGCGGCTTCGGCGCCCAGGTCGCCGGGCACTTCACTGGCCTCGCCGAACGCCACCACCCTGGCCTCGCCCCCGAAGCGAAAAAACTCGCGTGGCTCCCCCTCGACCACGAAGACGGGCAGGCGTACTGGCAGGCCATGACCCTCGCCGGCCGCTACGCCCTCGCCAACCACGACCTCATCCACGCCCGCCTTGCCCGCGCCCTGAACGTCACCCCCCTCGCGCAGGTCAGCAACAGCCACAACCTCGCCTGGAAACAACAGGTCGGCGACCAGAACCTCATCGTCCACCGCAAAGGCGCCACCCCCGCCGCCCCCGGCCAGCTCGGCCTCATCCCCGGCAGCATGGCCGACCCCGGCTACGTCGTCCGCGGCCTCGGCCACCCCGGCGCCCTCGCCAGCGCCAGCCACGGCGCCGGCCGCCAGCTCGGCCGCAAAGCCGCTGCCAGCACCCTCAACAAAAAAGACGTCCAGGCGTACCTCACCACCCGCGGCGTCACCCTCATCGGCGGCGGCATCGACGAAGCCCCACAGGCCTACAAACGCATCCAGGACGTCATCGCCCGGCAGGACGACCTCGTGAACGTCATCGCCAGCTTCCAGCCGCGCGTGGTCCGCATGGACACCGGGAGTGAGGACATCTGA
- a CDS encoding HAD family hydrolase, protein MTIKAVIFDFDGTILDTETPEFTHWQALYRQYDRELHLTDWQRGIGTWDAFDPWLGLPESVQQDRHATHERLRTDIHHTIECSDLRPGVRAVLDAIRPAGLRLALATSSDRTWVTRWLQQHGLLAHFETLATRDDVTRVKPDPELYTLAVHTLGLRPHECLAVEDSLNGATAAAAAGLHVVVVPNDVTRTQAFLPEWGRVDGYEGGLEALLATVRD, encoded by the coding sequence ATGACCATCAAAGCCGTGATCTTCGACTTCGACGGCACCATCCTCGACACCGAAACCCCCGAATTCACCCACTGGCAGGCCCTCTACCGCCAATACGACCGCGAACTTCACCTCACCGACTGGCAACGCGGCATCGGCACCTGGGACGCCTTCGACCCCTGGCTCGGCCTCCCCGAGAGCGTCCAGCAGGATCGCCACGCCACCCACGAACGCCTGCGCACCGACATCCACCACACCATCGAATGCAGCGACCTGCGCCCCGGCGTCCGCGCCGTCCTCGACGCCATCCGACCCGCCGGGCTGCGCCTCGCCCTCGCCACCAGCAGCGACCGCACATGGGTCACCCGCTGGCTCCAGCAGCACGGCCTCCTCGCCCATTTCGAAACGCTCGCCACCCGCGACGACGTCACCCGCGTCAAGCCCGACCCCGAGCTCTACACCCTCGCCGTCCACACCCTCGGCCTCAGGCCCCACGAATGCCTCGCCGTCGAAGACAGCCTCAACGGCGCCACCGCCGCCGCCGCCGCCGGACTCCACGTCGTCGTCGTGCCCAACGACGTCACCCGCACACAAGCCTTCCTGCCCGAATGGGGCCGCGTCGACGGGTACGAGGGGGGATTGGAAGCCCTACTGGCGACCGTTCGGGACTGA
- a CDS encoding DedA family protein yields MAEWVQNLMDSMGYLGILLLMVLENVFPPIPSELIMPSAGFAASRGDLNLVLVILMGTLGSVIGTLPLYYVGRAFGEDRLVAWADRHGKWLTLSGKDIKKADDWFDRHGSKAVLFGRMVPGIRSLLSLPAGMSEMPMPKFLLFSAIGSALWASVLAGAGFLLGEHYDRVEEYVGPASKIILGVLVVAAAAWFLRRKREQEHAEV; encoded by the coding sequence ATGGCCGAGTGGGTGCAGAATTTGATGGACAGCATGGGGTACCTGGGGATCCTGCTGTTGATGGTGCTGGAGAACGTGTTTCCGCCGATTCCGAGTGAGTTGATCATGCCGTCGGCGGGCTTTGCGGCGTCGCGTGGGGATCTGAATCTGGTGCTGGTGATCCTGATGGGGACGCTGGGGAGTGTGATCGGGACGCTGCCGCTGTATTACGTGGGGCGGGCGTTCGGTGAGGACCGGCTGGTGGCGTGGGCGGACAGGCACGGGAAGTGGTTGACGCTGAGCGGGAAGGACATCAAGAAGGCGGATGACTGGTTCGACCGGCACGGGTCGAAGGCGGTGCTGTTCGGGCGGATGGTGCCGGGGATCCGGAGTCTGCTGAGTCTGCCGGCGGGGATGAGTGAGATGCCGATGCCGAAGTTCCTGCTGTTCAGCGCGATCGGGTCGGCGTTGTGGGCGTCGGTGCTGGCGGGAGCGGGGTTCCTGCTGGGTGAGCATTACGACCGGGTGGAGGAGTACGTGGGTCCGGCGAGCAAGATCATCCTGGGGGTGCTGGTGGTGGCGGCCGCAGCGTGGTTCCTGCGCCGCAAGCGGGAGCAGGAGCACGCCGAGGTGTGA
- a CDS encoding MMPL family transporter, translated as MRTLGRLVSRHPWAVLLAWLLAAALSLPFAARAPAALTADPAGGLKDSEATRVTDLLRDRFGERDTNTVVLVTRSQPPLGTREGDATYQTFLDGLEDVPGVTRVTAAQAGGPYRTRSGDGSLALTLAQIPLLDGASDTLRRVRAYTARTESAALDIRVTGGQAIGDDFTQFAESDTKRSELVALPLIGALLLVVFGALVATGLPLAVGMLSISVAMAALYGLTHVMDVSTFAQSVITMLGLGAGIDYALLMVNRFREELNRTPDPRRAAERTVQTAGRSVAFSGLTVAIAMAGLILPPIAFVRSIGIGGVLAVLLTVLASLTALPALLALLGDRVNHPRFTRLNWAQSGAASGAWTAFARRVTARPWFAVLSSTAFLLLLASPALNIRTGYAGAWGLTPGVESRDTLKDVEALGAGGLLSQFEVILDLKGQRYTPADRTRFQALVTDLRALPGVKGVLSPFLTPSDLAGTNGGSTDQLAALSALTTRSFSRDRTLLRVTVVPDRTLPAREIPAFERQIRGTIEASGYTYLLGGAPVGGEEFSRAITDSLPTVVLAVFAGTFLLLMVAFRSLLIPLKSILMNALTVGAAIGLVTLIVQEGVLAAPLGIPGDVGVLDASLPVLLFAVMFGLSMDYEIFLLSRVQEEYLAGHPNDEAVVRAVGHTARIITSAAIIMFIVFSAFIFGRVVASKSIGLGLAIAVALDATLVRLVLVPAFLKLAGKWNWWLPAWLDKRLPHIRLEH; from the coding sequence ATGCGCACCCTCGGCCGACTCGTCTCCCGGCACCCCTGGGCGGTGCTGCTCGCGTGGCTGCTCGCCGCCGCCCTGAGCCTCCCCTTCGCGGCGCGTGCCCCCGCGGCCCTCACCGCCGACCCCGCCGGCGGCCTAAAGGACTCCGAGGCCACCCGCGTCACCGACCTGCTGCGCGACCGCTTCGGGGAGCGCGATACGAACACCGTCGTCCTCGTGACCCGCAGCCAGCCGCCGCTGGGCACCAGGGAGGGCGACGCCACCTACCAGACGTTCCTGGACGGTCTGGAGGACGTGCCCGGCGTTACCCGCGTCACGGCCGCGCAGGCAGGCGGCCCCTACCGCACCCGCTCCGGGGACGGGTCCCTGGCGCTGACCCTCGCGCAGATTCCGCTGCTGGACGGCGCGAGCGACACCCTGCGCCGCGTGCGGGCCTACACCGCGCGCACAGAGAGCGCCGCGCTGGACATCCGCGTGACCGGCGGGCAGGCCATCGGGGACGACTTCACCCAGTTCGCCGAGAGCGACACCAAACGCAGCGAACTCGTCGCCCTGCCCCTGATCGGCGCGCTGCTGCTCGTCGTGTTCGGCGCGCTCGTCGCCACCGGCCTCCCGCTGGCCGTCGGGATGCTCAGCATCAGCGTCGCCATGGCCGCCCTGTACGGCCTGACGCACGTCATGGACGTCAGTACCTTCGCGCAGAGCGTCATCACCATGCTCGGCCTGGGCGCGGGCATCGACTACGCCCTGCTGATGGTCAACCGCTTCCGCGAGGAACTGAACCGCACGCCGGATCCGCGCCGCGCCGCCGAACGCACCGTGCAGACCGCCGGGCGCAGCGTCGCCTTCAGCGGCCTGACCGTCGCCATCGCCATGGCGGGCCTGATCCTCCCCCCGATCGCGTTCGTGCGCTCCATCGGGATCGGCGGGGTGCTGGCCGTGCTGCTGACCGTCCTGGCCAGCCTCACCGCCCTCCCCGCGCTGCTGGCGCTGCTGGGTGACCGCGTGAACCACCCGCGCTTCACCCGCCTGAACTGGGCGCAGAGCGGCGCGGCGTCCGGCGCGTGGACGGCCTTCGCGCGGCGCGTCACCGCCCGCCCCTGGTTCGCCGTGCTGAGCAGCACCGCCTTCCTGCTGCTGCTCGCCTCGCCCGCCCTGAACATCCGCACCGGGTATGCCGGCGCGTGGGGCCTCACGCCCGGCGTGGAGAGCCGCGACACCCTGAAAGACGTCGAGGCGCTCGGTGCGGGCGGCCTGCTCAGCCAGTTCGAGGTGATCCTTGACCTCAAGGGCCAGCGCTACACCCCCGCAGACCGCACCAGGTTCCAGGCGCTCGTGACGGACCTGCGCGCCCTGCCCGGCGTGAAGGGCGTCCTCAGCCCCTTCCTGACCCCCAGCGACCTCGCGGGCACAAATGGGGGCAGCACCGACCAGCTCGCTGCGCTGAGCGCCCTGACCACCCGCTCGTTCAGCCGTGACCGCACCCTGCTGCGCGTCACCGTCGTTCCCGACCGCACCCTCCCCGCCCGCGAGATTCCCGCCTTCGAGCGGCAGATCCGGGGCACCATCGAGGCCAGCGGGTACACGTACCTGCTCGGCGGCGCGCCCGTCGGCGGCGAGGAATTCAGCCGCGCCATCACCGACTCGCTGCCCACTGTCGTCCTGGCCGTCTTCGCCGGGACCTTCCTGCTGCTGATGGTCGCGTTCCGCAGCCTCCTGATCCCCCTCAAGAGCATCCTCATGAACGCCCTGACCGTCGGCGCCGCCATCGGCCTCGTGACCCTGATCGTGCAGGAAGGCGTCCTGGCCGCGCCCCTGGGCATCCCCGGCGACGTCGGCGTGCTCGACGCCAGCCTCCCGGTGCTGCTGTTCGCCGTGATGTTCGGCCTCAGCATGGACTACGAGATCTTCCTCCTGTCGCGCGTGCAGGAGGAGTACCTCGCCGGGCACCCCAACGACGAGGCCGTCGTGCGTGCCGTCGGCCACACCGCCCGCATCATCACCTCGGCCGCCATCATCATGTTCATCGTCTTCTCCGCGTTCATCTTCGGGCGCGTCGTCGCCAGCAAGAGCATCGGCCTGGGCCTCGCCATCGCCGTCGCCCTCGACGCCACCCTCGTCCGCCTCGTCCTCGTCCCCGCCTTCCTCAAGCTCGCCGGAAAGTGGAACTGGTGGCTGCCCGCCTGGCTCGATAAACGCCTGCCGCACATCCGCCTCGAACACTGA
- a CDS encoding APH(3') family aminoglycoside O-phosphotransferase, which yields MTDVPDRPTLPDALKRVLPAARWERVSGGQSGAQVWRSTRYVLKVQPRTPHAPSTLQQERERLRWLAGRIPAPQVVAFEVEGDREFLAMTRLSGVPMSHPDARLHPERVVNLLARALRELHALPLRDCPFRQTLDVTLPLARERVQAGLIDGHDFDDDHAGRSAVNVFNELARTRPAQDDLVVTHGDATLDNIILNGEYVEGLIDVGRLGIADRHADLALAARSVRSELGERYAGMFLDLYGRALVDDTKLAYYRLHDELF from the coding sequence GTGACTGACGTTCCGGACCGCCCCACCCTGCCCGACGCCCTGAAACGCGTGCTGCCCGCCGCCCGCTGGGAACGCGTGAGCGGCGGCCAGAGCGGCGCGCAGGTCTGGCGATCCACCCGCTACGTGCTGAAGGTGCAGCCCCGCACCCCGCACGCGCCCAGCACCCTGCAACAGGAACGCGAGCGGCTGCGCTGGCTGGCCGGGCGCATCCCTGCGCCGCAGGTCGTGGCCTTCGAGGTCGAGGGGGACCGGGAGTTCCTGGCGATGACACGCCTGAGCGGCGTCCCCATGAGCCACCCCGACGCCCGGCTGCACCCGGAACGGGTCGTGAACCTGCTGGCCCGCGCGCTGCGGGAACTGCACGCCCTTCCCCTGCGGGACTGCCCGTTCCGGCAGACGCTGGACGTGACCCTGCCCCTGGCCCGCGAACGCGTGCAGGCCGGACTGATCGACGGCCACGACTTCGACGACGACCACGCCGGACGCAGCGCCGTGAACGTCTTCAACGAACTGGCCCGCACCCGCCCCGCGCAGGACGACCTCGTGGTCACGCACGGCGACGCCACGCTGGACAACATCATCCTGAACGGCGAGTACGTCGAGGGCCTGATCGACGTGGGCCGCCTCGGCATCGCCGACCGCCACGCCGACCTCGCCCTCGCCGCGCGCAGCGTCCGCAGCGAACTGGGGGAACGCTACGCCGGGATGTTCCTCGACCTGTACGGCCGCGCCCTCGTGGACGACACGAAACTCGCGTACTACCGCCTGCACGACGAACTGTTCTGA
- a CDS encoding YqhA family protein: protein MTRPPSAPRSPNPEPSRREWFSELIGRTRFVVLIAVIAVLLVSFSLFLQGTLLALHTIWDSWHDTFTQGIASQQGQLAVEFLEIVSTMLKAVVFYLIGVGLYSLFITPLNLTSALGVESLADLEQKVVSVIIVILGVTFLEHFVRWDKPLDTLYFAGALALAGGALVFFQRVHRGSGGDLQQPQSKLRARQDLFENHTEQRHIDDHDVEIAEQATQAKQEGKVDAEEGSG from the coding sequence GTGACCCGCCCCCCCTCTGCCCCGCGCTCCCCGAACCCCGAACCGTCCCGGCGCGAGTGGTTCAGCGAACTGATCGGCCGCACGCGCTTCGTGGTGCTGATCGCGGTGATCGCCGTGCTGCTCGTGTCGTTCAGCCTGTTCCTGCAGGGGACGCTGCTGGCGCTGCACACCATCTGGGATTCCTGGCACGACACGTTCACGCAGGGCATCGCCAGTCAGCAGGGGCAGCTGGCAGTGGAGTTCCTGGAGATCGTGAGTACCATGCTCAAGGCGGTGGTGTTCTACCTGATCGGGGTGGGGCTGTACTCGCTGTTCATCACGCCGCTGAACCTGACGTCCGCGCTGGGCGTCGAGAGCCTCGCGGATCTGGAGCAGAAGGTCGTGTCGGTCATCATCGTGATTCTGGGCGTGACGTTCCTGGAGCATTTCGTGCGCTGGGATAAACCGCTGGATACCCTGTACTTCGCGGGCGCGCTGGCGCTGGCGGGGGGGGCGCTGGTGTTCTTCCAGCGGGTGCACCGGGGCAGCGGCGGGGACCTGCAGCAGCCGCAGTCGAAGCTGCGCGCCCGGCAGGACCTGTTCGAGAACCACACCGAGCAGCGGCACATCGACGATCACGACGTGGAGATCGCAGAGCAGGCCACCCAGGCCAAGCAGGAGGGCAAGGTGGACGCCGAGGAGGGCAGCGGCTGA
- a CDS encoding CDP-alcohol phosphatidyltransferase family protein translates to MLLHTALGLYAALLIRRGERVRPALLLQVKTLLDGLDGQLARATGQTTETGRYLDTEGDLLVNLALNVAILGRPGVPVTLLQSLILTVDFLWEREYRAARGEVFREPAAQAGDHPVVLGALQAVYSAYFVPQERALDHAFQSRLRRVTGAATPGAAQRQAYTPLAVNTLSANLGLATQFLLLGACVLSGRPHWYARSLGVQALALAGAQVWREAQARTAGADQPSSSG, encoded by the coding sequence GTGCTTCTGCACACCGCCCTGGGCCTGTACGCCGCGCTGCTCATCCGGCGTGGCGAACGCGTCCGGCCTGCACTGCTGTTGCAGGTCAAGACGCTCCTGGACGGCCTGGACGGACAACTGGCCCGCGCGACCGGGCAGACGACCGAGACCGGCCGGTATCTGGACACCGAGGGCGACCTGCTCGTCAACCTCGCGCTGAACGTGGCGATCCTGGGCCGCCCGGGCGTGCCGGTCACGCTGCTCCAGAGCCTGATCCTGACCGTGGATTTCCTGTGGGAGCGGGAGTACCGCGCGGCGCGCGGTGAGGTCTTCCGGGAACCCGCCGCGCAGGCCGGGGATCACCCGGTCGTGCTGGGAGCCCTCCAAGCGGTGTACAGCGCGTACTTCGTGCCGCAGGAGCGGGCGCTGGACCACGCCTTCCAGAGTCGGCTCCGCCGCGTGACCGGGGCTGCCACGCCAGGGGCGGCGCAGCGGCAGGCGTACACCCCGCTGGCCGTGAACACCCTGAGTGCCAACCTGGGCCTGGCCACGCAGTTCCTGCTGCTCGGCGCGTGCGTCCTCTCTGGCCGCCCGCACTGGTACGCGCGCAGTCTGGGCGTGCAGGCGCTGGCCCTGGCAGGCGCGCAGGTGTGGCGGGAAGCGCAGGCCCGGACGGCAGGCGCGGATCAGCCCTCTTCCAGCGGGTAG